GCGCGACGAGGGTGATTGCTGTGGTGCGAAGAAGCTGCTTCATTTAAATCTCCTGAATGGTGTTGCCGGGACCGAAGTTTGTGTCGAGTTAGCTGGTGATGATGGTTCCGTTGAGGCCGTTGGGGAAGAAGCCGCCCTTGGAGACGCCGGTCTGACCGGCTGCGGCGTAGACGATCTGCAGGACCTGCGAGGTGGTTCGGACGGGGGTAAGGCCCGTTGTGTTGCTGGTGTTGAAGATCTGGGTGGCGGTGGGGGGCTGGTCTAAAGAGTCCACGGCTGGGGAGGTCACGCCGAGAGCGATGCAGAGCTCGCGGATGAAGCCTGCATGCTGGGACTCTGTATCGAGGATCTGGGCTGCATAGGTGAGAGCGGCGGTGCTGGAGGTGAGGTACTGGGCTCCGCCGATGTAAGCACTGACGCCGACAGCTTCCAACTGACGCGAGGCTGCAAGGAAGGTCGCGTCCGAGGTGACCGCGCCGCCTGCCGCGAGGTTGATGCTGGGCATGGGAACGGGTGTGCCGCCGACGGCGGTGATGGTGGAGCGGAGGAACTCAACGTGCTGGCGCTCATGAGTGGCTAGCTGGTTGGCTACGGCCGCAACGATGGGGTTGACGAAGGAGACCTTGGCGCCGCCGGTGACGCTGCCTGCGCCGGTGCCCATGTCGGCTGTGGAAAGCCCAGTGCCTGTGGTGACGTAGAGGTAGAAGCTGGCCTCGAGGTACTCAAGATTGAGGGCGAAGTTGAGGACGTCCAGGACGGAAGGAGTGCTGGAAGCGAGGGGCACGGAGCCATCGCTGGAACAACCGGCAAGGCTGCCTGAGAAGGCGGTGGCTGCGCCTGCGACTGCGAGGGTGGAGAGGACGCAACGGCGGCTGGTGAGGACAGAAGAACGGTTCTCCACAAGCTTGGCACTCTGGGTGGAGAGGGTGTCCGGGGTTGGATCGGTGAGGATGACTGACATGAGAGGTTTGCCTCCTGGCAAGGTGTTGGGCACGTTGATGTAGTTCGCTAGCGGTTCAGGGGGAAGCAGGTGCGCTACACGCTAGGTGGACTTGACGTTGCCGTTGACGCCATTGGGGAAGAAGCCACCCATGGTCACGCCGGTAGTGGGAGTGGTGGTAGTCGCAGTGGATTTGCCATAGGCCACGCCGAGGACCTGCGAGGTGTTGCGCGCGGGCGAGAGCGCGTTGACGGCATCCACGGTGAAGTAGTTGGTGGCGGTTGGGGGGATGTCCTGCGCGTCGATGGCGGGGCTCACGACGTTCTGGGTGACGCAGAGGTAGGCCAGGGCACCGGCATGCTGCCCTTCCGCGCCGAGAATCTGGCCTGCGGTGGTGAGGACGCTGGGATTCGAGACGAGAAGCTGTGCGGAGCCGACGTATGCCGAGCCGCCGAGCGCGGTGAACTGGCGTGCGGCGGCCAGGAACTGAGCCTGCGTCGTGACCGCACCGTTGGCGGAGAGGTTGATCAGGGGCTGCGCGATGGGCGTGCCGCCGAGCGAGGTAATGGCGGAGCGGAGATCGGCAATATGATTGACTTCATCGTTGGCGAGCGCCTGGGCTACGGCCATGGTGTTGGCGGTGAGAGCGATCTTGGGGGGTGCGCCCTGTACGGCTAAGCCGCCACCGTTGAGCGATAAGCTGAGGCCTGAGCCGGTGGTGACGTAGAGATAGAAGTTGGCTTCGAGGTACTCGAGGTTGAGGGCGAAGTTGAGCACGTCCGTGATAGATGCGGTTGCGGTCTGCGCATGGGCCTCGCGTTCGCCGGCCACCATTCCGATCGCGGCTGCGCTGAGCATGGCACCAAGGAAGCCGCGACGATTCAGGTGCTGGATGGTGCGATCAAAGGCGAGGATTCTACGGTCAGTTTCGAGCTGCTCTACGTTAACCGTCTCGGTGGGGCAAAGGAGTGACTTCAGGTTGTAACGGGACAAGGGACTGCCTCCAAGGCGCGGGTGATCGTGTTCCGGAAATCTCCGGAATGTCATAAAACTAAGTTGTGGTTGGGTAAGCTCGATCTACGTACAACTCACCTACGGCAGCCCGTTGGAGGCTGATTGACGAGGGACATCATTGTTTTTTGCTTCATTGGTAGAGGAGAAGTGAAGGAAGATGGTTGCCCAGCATACGGCGGAGGTCGAGTGTTCCTGATCGAAGGGATCAACATAGCCGGTATCAAAGCGACTGACTATTCGTCAGTGACGAAACGCTTCCAGTGCTCGACGAGGTCCCAAGGTCGAGCGATCAAACCCAGTCATTGAAGACTTAGTTCAAAACCTCCAAATCTAGTGGGCCCTCTGTCGGGTAAGAACATATGCTTTGGCTAACTAGCAATCTGGGTCTCGACTCCATCATCATTGGCTTTTATCGAGGCAAAGAACCGGTCTACGCCTCTCGCGTTCGTGCAGGATTCGTCCGGGCCACACGCCGCAAGGTCTTCGAGCAAATCAAACATCTCACCTCGCCGAAATACCCGTTTACCAAGCTGCCCGAAGCCGCAAGCGGGCATTGGGGTCAGGGACTCACAACCGAGAAGATGAAAGAGTGTGTCTGGCTCAAGCTGGAAACAGTCGCGCAAATCGAGCCCTTGGCGTGGACCGGCGCGGACCATCTGAGACACATTAAATTCGTCGGCTTACGCGACGACAAGGACCTTGGAAACCTAATAAGGAAACTTAGGTGCGCCTGAATCGCGAGCAGCTGATGACGCTGTGAAACACAGAAGACATGCCGCCTCCACGACTTTACCCGGGGGTTGATCACAATCCGGTCGTGGCTATCCGACAATCCAAACAGCTGGCCCATTCTCGATTCCGCTTTTCGCAGGACGAACAACACCCTATATGGCGGAGAATTCCAGGGCACCCAAACCTCATTGGCAGCTATCGAATTTGGGATGGAAAAAGAGCTACAAGAAGCCGGCGTCGTTCAAGGCAAGCTCTGGCATCCTCGCAGGGTGCTCATTACCCCTGAGGCCCTGAAGCTGGCACATGGTCAGGCCATGCTATCCCGAGCCGAGCAGCTTGGCGCAGAAGTGATCAAGCTGAAGGCTAACCGGTTGACAGGGTTCACCGCCGAAGATGAACGCAGTGCTTACGCACATGCCAAGACGAGCTTTGCTATCGTGATCTCGCCTCCGGGGCAGCGCCGTCTGCAACCGATACCGCCTTCAGCGGACTGGCAGTTCCACATCGCACAGGGCTGTCCCGCGCACTGTCAGTACTGCTACCTTGCCGGATCCCTGAGCGGGCCTCCAGTGACCCGCGCTTACGCGAACCTACCGGAGATCCTCGAAGGCCTTTATGAGTATCTGGGGAAGGGAACCATAACCTCGAAGTCTCGCGAACGTGCTGAGGAGGGCACTACATTCGAAGCCTCTTGCTACACCGACCCTCTTGGTATCGAGCATCTGACCGGTGCTCTTGCAGAATCGATCCGTTTCTTTGGTGCATGGGAGGCACCCGTCCAGCTTCGTTGGACTACCAAGTTCGACGCAGTAGACCATCTCATGAAGCTGGACCATCACAGACGAACTAGAGTTCGTTTCTCCCTTAATGCGGCTAGCATTTCACGCGACTTCGAGGGCGGCACCGCCAAGCTTTCCCAGCGACTGAGAGCTCTACGCAAGATGGCTCTGGCCGGCTACCCAGTCGGTCTAACGATCGCACCTATCATGCCGGTGGAGAACTGGCGTGGCGAATATTCGACGTTGATCTCTGATATTGCTCAGTCTCTCGTAGGCGTGCCCAATATAGATTTGACGGTGGAATTGATCACTCACCGCTTCACCCCAACCTCCAAGGATGTCTTGATCGGCTGGTATCCGAAGAAGACCCTCGACCTACGGGAAGAAGTCCGCACCCAGAAGCGCACCAAGTTTGGAGGCTTCAAGTACGTCTATCCAAAGGATTCGATGGCAGAAATGCAGCAGTTTTTCAGAGAACTGCTTACTCAGCGCTTGCCCGGATCAAAGATCCTATATTGGACGTGACGGGATACTGACGAAAGGGAAATCGAAGTGCAGGTCACAAAGCCATGACGCAGGACCGTTGATCTTTGGTCATGCAATATGCCGGAAGCGCCTTGATTGCAAAGGAGTGACAATTCGCGAAGCTACCGACTCGCGTAGATTGTTTGTTTCCGCACATTAGGTATCTCATCGAATATCGCTACGCCGTCCCTGGCCTCTAGGGAAATGGGGCAGAGAGGGTTCCCGTCACCAGCGACTTATGCTTTCATCTGCGAGCTGACGAGCCACCGCGGGTCGAGCGATACCAAGCCTATGCCGTCCACAAATGCTGGGGCATCGTGGGAGCGGACGCTTAAGTTGTTCGAATTACTTAGCCAAACAACCTGTCCTCGACTCAGCACGCCTCCCGAACAGGATGAAGCCTGGCTAAAAGAAGCGGCACAGAGATAAGGGATGTTTTGGGCGGCGACGTAGGGCTGCTGAAACGCGTGTGGTTTATTCAACTGCTGCTCCGATCAAACGGTTGTTGTCATTGTTTCAATTGGAAGTTTCGATCTCTGCGGACTGCTCCCTGGCTGGGTGTGAAGTGCCCAGCCAAGACAGTTGTTGTCGATCGTGCGGATCAGTTCTTTGCGATCCACCGGTTTTGGAAGAAATGCCCAGCGCCGCTTCTGAAGTTCCTGGAGTGGCACAACGTTCGGCAGAGCACCAGAGAGCACTAAGACCGGTAGCGCCGCCCGATCCTTTGTGAGATGGCGTGCTAATTCGAAGCCGTCCATCTCCGGCATCTCCAGATCGGTTATGAGCATGTCATACCGTCTCGTCTGAGCCTGTTGTATCGCACTCTGACCATTCGATGCCTCAGCGACGGCGTAGCCGACTTGACGCAGGAGGGTCTTCGTCAGCTCTCGCACGAGATGGTTATCGTCGACGAGCAGGATAGTCACAGTAGCTCTCGCATTACGCAGGCTGTGCGTGACTTTGGTGTGGGTAAGAGAGTGGGGTATTGTCATAGGAGCCTTTGAGTGTCAAAGCTGACACAATCGCCTTTCCTCAAGCTCTCGTAACCATCCGTCCGGATGCTGAGCTATTTCTTGTTTGCTGGATCGTGCACAGTGCGTCCCAGGGAAGAGAATGAGCGTTCCAAGAGGCAGCCCTTTCTCTCGCCATCCAAGATTTCATAAAGTTACGAAGATGTTCTGCCCTCTAGCGGGCAAAGTTGCCACTCTGCCTCGAAGCCGATGTTTTTGGGAAAGCCGCCCGATGGCTTAGTTGTGGACACGCCGGAGCGGCTGCCGGGGCCTCTCAGATCAATGGAAGTTGCGGTCGCACTTGCGTCAAGATACGTTCGCTGACGCGTCATGCGGCCGAGTTCTTCGCTAGCCTGCCTTGTCAGTTCCTATCAGTCGTGCAATGCGCTGTAACATGCCGGCTAGGGATCACCCAGTTTTCGACGGCGGTATAAGCTGTTTGACACGAGCTTGGGCCGATGCCGAGGAGGAGGACTGGACCGTTGCTATCGAAGTTGCTGCTGTACCTGTCTCACAAAGGTCTCCGGCGGAACAAGTACAGGCACTTGAAGAACGTTAGTACGTTGAGGATCTCCAGCCAGCGAAAGCTGCTGCTGCTCCGATTCCGGTATTGTGTGGCAAATGACGAGTAAGTCGTAGCCGACCTCAGCCGTGCGACCTTGGAACTCCTCGTGTCCGTGTGCAACTTGCACTTCTAAACCGACACGTTCTAGGATTCTTCTTCGCGTATCCAACAGGACAGGATCCAGTCCGTAAATCAGGATCTTTCCGGTTTGGGGTGCGTCGGCATTTGTTGATTCCCTCACTAGAATGCAAAGATCAGAAGAAACTCGCCGAAAGGCATAACCATCTGATCTCTAGAAGTCCAAGCAGCTGATGGCTACTTAAGAAAGGACCGCTTTGTATTCCGGGGACCTTTCCTTACGCCTAAGAGCCGCCAACGCCACTACCGCAGAAGATAGCGTAAATCATGCTGCTTTTATCGTGCGGGAGATGGTCAATCCTCTGGAGTCGGTCAACAACCAGGCTTATCTCCTGTATCTCTCAGCACAGGAACCCGATCAGGTCGTTCAGTTGATCGCCATGCTCCAGAGCCAACTCACTATCCTCAATGAGATTGTGCAGAGCGCCCTTAATGCCGCTAAGAATGAGCCTGATCCTGAATCTGCGAAAACTCCCCGCGTTTGACCGTATTGAGTGAAAACTCCCCGCAATGATGTTCGGATTGAGCAGCCTGAAGGGTAGAGCCACCGTGGCGCGGGCGAATAATCTGACAGCACTTCGAGCAGATAGACTCCTCGAGCGGACCAAGGCGTTTGATAAAGTCGCGTAAAGCTGGCATGAATGTCCTTTCCACAATGGGGGCTATAAGGGCTGCTCTGAGGGTGGAAGAGAATGCGGGGCATCGTGCTTGTGGCCGCCAACGCAGCCTCTACGTTACTAAACCGCTGCTCGGCTGACGCGATCTGCCTGAGGACGGCCCGTCTCGCCCTGGATGATGTCGAAGGTAACGGCATCACCTTCCTCAAGGCTCTTGTAGCCGTCAATCTGGATAGGGCTGTAGTGCACAAAGACGTCAGGATCTCCCTCACGCCCAAGGAATCCATAACCTTTTGCATTGTTGAACCACTTCACTGTGCCTTTGTACATGGGTGCCACCTCCTGACCAACGTTCACACCGACCCACAGGGCGCGGCGAGGAGAAAAGTTCAGCGATCCGAATGGGCAGCACTCTTTTCAGTCAACAACAGTTGTAGTCAGCAGAGTAAAATCGCTCTTCCCTTAAGCCGACACAAGGAGAATTATTCCTGCGTTTTGTATAAGGCTTGAAAAAGGCGCTGAGAAACTTTGTAGCAGTCACAAGCGGCAGCTTCCAGATTCTCGCGGGAGAGACTTGTTACTTTTCCGCGCCGGTACTCGATCATCCCTGCCCGCTGTAAGGTGCCAGCCGACACCGCTACCGTGGTCCTGCGTGAGCCAAGCATCTCTGCCAAGAACTCTTGAGTCAGCGGCAATAAATCTTCCTGAAGACGATCCTGAACCATCAGGAGCCAACGGGAAAGCCGTGCCTCGTTGTCGTGAAGCTTATTACAGGCGGCAATCTGGCTCATCGTGAGTGTCTGTTGCTGAGCCAACTCCAGAATCCTGGTGCGGATCTCTTCCGAGTCGAGGAACGCGGCCTTCAAATCTGCGAAGAGGATTTTGTACCCAGATCCTGCCACCTGCATGAAGCATTCTGAAGGAGGAGCGGACGGGCCGAGAAGAGAGATGCAGGAGGTGATCCCCTCTCGGCCGATGACGGCGACCTCGGCACTTCCGCCCTCAGGCAGGTTCACCACCACGCTCGCGATGCCTGAAAGCATGATGTAGGCGTGCTTCGGCTGCTCGTCCTGCGCCTGAAGCGGAGTTCTAATAGGGAGATCGACTGCCTTTGACAGGTCGATCAGGCGCTTGCGACTCTCCGGGGAGAGGGCTTCGAGCAGCAGGTTTGTGCGTGGGGCGGCCATGAGGCTCCATTGCTGCAGAGGGGCCGAAGCTCTGCGTTCAAAACCGTACGTGAGAGACCAGATCTCTGTTGAGAGAATACGAACTGAATCTGATAGAAGTCGGTCGGCAGAATGACACAGCCGGTGCTTTCTCCAAGCGTTGTGTCGACTATCGCCTCTAGGCAGCCGGATTCAGGCTTGTTCTTCTGGGTCCGGCTGTGAGATCCTACCCCGCACACTTTCTCCGGATCTAACGACCGTTGGGCGGAGTAGACGGATGAACCCCAGGGAGATCACCCCACTCTTGCTCGATAAAAGGCATAAGACCGACTTCTTGGAGCAGTTTGACCGTTCGCTCCGCTTGGCCGAAGAAGACGTAGCTGCAGTTGCGAAGGATGGTGCTATCGAAGGAAATCTCACCGCCATCGTAGCCAAGTACGCAGCGGACCAGAGTGCAACCTACGAACCTGGTTTGATCAATTTGAAGGTGTTCGCCAGTGATGGTGCGGCCGGTGATCGTAGTCACGATGAGCTCCTGAAAGGGTGGATGAATCACTTTCTGCGAACTTGCCGTGCCTGCGGACAGCATTAAGATTCTGACGGTGCTGAACGAGTGGCCCGAATGAACAATTCTCTTATCTGCCACGCTGCGGACAGACGAGTACTTGCAAATTCGTTACGCTGATGATGCTACAGGACGCAATCTCAGTCACAAGGAAAGTTATGGCCGCTGAACACAAACACATCGCCATCCTCTCGGCCGAAACCGCAGGACACGGAATTATCATCCATTTCTCAGATGGCACGACCACCCTATTTCAGACGCACTTTCTGTATGAAGTCCGCGAGGAAGACGGCAACGTCGCCCTTACGGATCTGAGTGAGGACGACCTTATGAAGGGTTTCGACGACTGAGGCAGATCTGCCGCTAATGGTAGAAACGAGCGGCGTTGCGCTCGGAGCTTCTGTAAGCCGACCGCTCCTCAATCTGAAGGATCTCGTTATAGCCGGTGGAGTCGTCATCGTAGACGAAAGACAAGCCCAGTGAGTCGAACTTCAGGAAAAACTCCTCCCAGTCGATCGTTCTCACATCCTTATGGTCTTTTGCCTGTTCGGCAAGCATGAACCTGATGAGCGCCGGCTCCGAATCGATGTCATGGGGCAAGACCTCTGTCGGAACGGCGTGATTGGCATCCGCCCAACGGCGGATCTCGGTGTGATCGGTTACTGGTCCAATGATAGGCATTGCTCCTCCGCCCGTAGACGTGACAACGGCTTTGGCACTTCGATGCAAGGGGGCATTCACAGGCTGCAAGGTTTTGGTGTCCTCAAAGCGAGGAAAGTGGTATCCTACTCATAACAAACGACTTACGTCCGATAATGAAGATTACGTATAGTTGAGCCCATCGTGGTTGGCTTGGACTATGCCCCAGAGGCCTTTCGGTTGCGTTAAGCGCATCTAAAGGGTCTTATGGATGGCCACACGGAGCACGGCGCAATGAGCAGCGGCCAGACGGGTGGCAAAGCTCTTGTTGTCGGCAAGGGTGAGATGGCGGCAGCAATTCGCGGCTTTGATTGGGACAAGACAGAACTTGGTTCCTTAGATTCCTGGTCTCCCACACTCCTGTCTTTGGTCAATCTGCTCGTGTGCTCGCCCCTGCCCGCCACATTGTCCTGGGGACCAGACCTGATCTTTCTCTATAACGATGCGGCCATTCCCACTCTGGGGCCGAAGCACCCGGGAGCTTTAGGCGGCCGATACCGCGATGTGTTCAAGGAGGCCTGGAGCATCGTCAGGGGGGATCTAGAGGGCTGTTTGAGGGATGGAGACACGCCGGTCCGGGAGAACGTCATGATTCCCCTTATGAGGGGCGGCAAACTCCTTGAGAAGTATTGGACCTACTCTCTAATTCCCGTTTACGACGGTGGCAGGATCGTTGCAGTCTATAACCCTTACCAAGAGACCACGGAGGGGGTTGTCGCTCTGAGGGAGCGCGAGGCGGCGACCGCCCAGCTGAAGCAGGTGCTGGAAGACACGAGCGAATCGGTTATGACTGTCGATCGCGAGTGGCGGGTAACGTACATGAACCCCCGCGCCTTGCAGGTCTCCGCTCCGATCAATCCAGTTGGATTGAACATCTGGGACTGCTACCCTGCGTTCCTCTATGAGAATTCGCCTTGGGTAGAGCATTATCACCGAGCAATGGATGAACAAGTTTCTGGCTCATTCGAGGCATACTACTCAGATCCAATCAATGTGTGGGTGCTTGTCCAGGTTCAGCCGACACCCAACGGCATCACCATTTTCTTTCGGGATATCACCAAAGAGAAGCAATCAGCAGCAGCCCTTATCCAGACTGAAAAGCTCGCTGCAGTCGGCCGGCTGGCGTCCTCCATTGCACACGAGATCAACAATCCTCTCGAGGCTGTGACCAACCTGCTTTACATAGCTCGAACCGCAATCGACCTACCTGAAGCAATCCGGGAGACCTTAGATCAAGCAGACCAAGAGCTCGGCCGCGTCGCGCTCATCACGAACCAAACCTTACGGTTTCACAGGCAGAACACGCTACCACAGGACGTGACTTGCCTAGATCTCTTCTCAACTGTTCTGGCCATGTACGAACCGAAGATTAGGAATCTGGGTATACAAGTTGAGAAACGGAAACGGGCGAATAAGCCTGTCAGGATTTTC
This DNA window, taken from Granulicella tundricola MP5ACTX9, encodes the following:
- a CDS encoding two-component system sensor histidine kinase NtrB, which codes for MSSGQTGGKALVVGKGEMAAAIRGFDWDKTELGSLDSWSPTLLSLVNLLVCSPLPATLSWGPDLIFLYNDAAIPTLGPKHPGALGGRYRDVFKEAWSIVRGDLEGCLRDGDTPVRENVMIPLMRGGKLLEKYWTYSLIPVYDGGRIVAVYNPYQETTEGVVALREREAATAQLKQVLEDTSESVMTVDREWRVTYMNPRALQVSAPINPVGLNIWDCYPAFLYENSPWVEHYHRAMDEQVSGSFEAYYSDPINVWVLVQVQPTPNGITIFFRDITKEKQSAAALIQTEKLAAVGRLASSIAHEINNPLEAVTNLLYIARTAIDLPEAIRETLDQADQELGRVALITNQTLRFHRQNTLPQDVTCLDLFSTVLAMYEPKIRNLGIQVEKRKRANKPVRIFEGDIRQVLNNLIGNAIDAMKAGGRLIVRSREGTRWTTGEKGLVLTVADTGGGMSPEVAIRVFEAFYTTKGILGSGLGLWISNEIANRHHGSLRMRSSQGESHGTVFTLFLPFVSRNLIDPA
- a CDS encoding spore photoproduct lyase family protein, whose amino-acid sequence is MEKELQEAGVVQGKLWHPRRVLITPEALKLAHGQAMLSRAEQLGAEVIKLKANRLTGFTAEDERSAYAHAKTSFAIVISPPGQRRLQPIPPSADWQFHIAQGCPAHCQYCYLAGSLSGPPVTRAYANLPEILEGLYEYLGKGTITSKSRERAEEGTTFEASCYTDPLGIEHLTGALAESIRFFGAWEAPVQLRWTTKFDAVDHLMKLDHHRRTRVRFSLNAASISRDFEGGTAKLSQRLRALRKMALAGYPVGLTIAPIMPVENWRGEYSTLISDIAQSLVGVPNIDLTVELITHRFTPTSKDVLIGWYPKKTLDLREEVRTQKRTKFGGFKYVYPKDSMAEMQQFFRELLTQRLPGSKILYWT
- a CDS encoding ATP dependent DNA ligase, which encodes MLWLTSNLGLDSIIIGFYRGKEPVYASRVRAGFVRATRRKVFEQIKHLTSPKYPFTKLPEAASGHWGQGLTTEKMKECVWLKLETVAQIEPLAWTGADHLRHIKFVGLRDDKDLGNLIRKLRCA
- a CDS encoding ferritin-like domain-containing protein, with amino-acid sequence MSVILTDPTPDTLSTQSAKLVENRSSVLTSRRCVLSTLAVAGAATAFSGSLAGCSSDGSVPLASSTPSVLDVLNFALNLEYLEASFYLYVTTGTGLSTADMGTGAGSVTGGAKVSFVNPIVAAVANQLATHERQHVEFLRSTITAVGGTPVPMPSINLAAGGAVTSDATFLAASRQLEAVGVSAYIGGAQYLTSSTAALTYAAQILDTESQHAGFIRELCIALGVTSPAVDSLDQPPTATQIFNTSNTTGLTPVRTTSQVLQIVYAAAGQTGVSKGGFFPNGLNGTIITS
- a CDS encoding response regulator; translated protein: MTILLVDDNHLVRELTKTLLRQVGYAVAEASNGQSAIQQAQTRRYDMLITDLEMPEMDGFELARHLTKDRAALPVLVLSGALPNVVPLQELQKRRWAFLPKPVDRKELIRTIDNNCLGWALHTQPGSSPQRSKLPIETMTTTV
- a CDS encoding Crp/Fnr family transcriptional regulator produces the protein MAAPRTNLLLEALSPESRKRLIDLSKAVDLPIRTPLQAQDEQPKHAYIMLSGIASVVVNLPEGGSAEVAVIGREGITSCISLLGPSAPPSECFMQVAGSGYKILFADLKAAFLDSEEIRTRILELAQQQTLTMSQIAACNKLHDNEARLSRWLLMVQDRLQEDLLPLTQEFLAEMLGSRRTTVAVSAGTLQRAGMIEYRRGKVTSLSRENLEAAACDCYKVSQRLFQALYKTQE
- a CDS encoding cold shock domain-containing protein, with the protein product MYKGTVKWFNNAKGYGFLGREGDPDVFVHYSPIQIDGYKSLEEGDAVTFDIIQGETGRPQADRVSRAAV
- a CDS encoding ferritin-like domain-containing protein, whose amino-acid sequence is MSRYNLKSLLCPTETVNVEQLETDRRILAFDRTIQHLNRRGFLGAMLSAAAIGMVAGEREAHAQTATASITDVLNFALNLEYLEANFYLYVTTGSGLSLSLNGGGLAVQGAPPKIALTANTMAVAQALANDEVNHIADLRSAITSLGGTPIAQPLINLSANGAVTTQAQFLAAARQFTALGGSAYVGSAQLLVSNPSVLTTAGQILGAEGQHAGALAYLCVTQNVVSPAIDAQDIPPTATNYFTVDAVNALSPARNTSQVLGVAYGKSTATTTTPTTGVTMGGFFPNGVNGNVKST